The nucleotide window TGATCCCCAAGTTCGCTTCCTGGAACGTCCGCTTCGCCTCAAACCAGATGGTCCTGTGCTACACCGACAAGTCCAAGTTCGCGGACGAGATCAACAGCGACAACTGGACGGACATCCTGCTGCGTGAAGGCGTGGTCTGGGGCCATTCCGATCCCAACCTGGACCCCTGCGGCTACCGCTCCCTGATGGTCCTGCAACTGGCCGAGAAATTCTACGGAAAGGTCGGCCTCTATGAAGCATTCCTCGCCAACCGCCCCGAGAAGAACGTCCGGCCCAAGTCCGTTGAACTCATCTCCCTGCTCCAGTCCGGCCACATGGACTACGCCTGGGAATACCTGTCCGTTGCCGTGCAGCACGGGCTCAAGTACGTCACCCTGGACAAGCACCTGAACCTCGGCGACTACTCCATGACCCCGTACTACTCCTCGGCCAAGGTGCAGGTCACCGGCAAGAAGCCCGGCACCTTCATCGAGCGCGTGGGCAAGTCCATAACCTACGGCGTGACCAAGATCGACAAGGCCCCCAATTCCGAGGCCGCCGACGCCTTCCTGGCATACCTGTTCGCGCCCGACGGCGGGCTCAAGATCCTCAAGGACATGGGACAGCCTCCCTTTGATCCCGTGCGGACCACCGCCGACGGCATGTCCAAGCTGCCCGAATCCCTCAAGGCGCTGGTGACCGTCGCCGAATAACCCATGACCAAAGCAACCAACCGTGGGGAGGGGGCGCTCCTGCGCTCCCTCCCCGGACACATTTTCCAGGGATGGATGGCGGTCTCGGCGGGCCTGGTCCTGCTGTTCATCGCCGTTCCCCTGGCCACCACCCTGACCGCGCCCACCGGCGAAATCCTGCTGGAGACCCTGGCCGATCCCGCCGTGCTCCAATCGGTCTGGCTGTCCATGTCCACTTCGGCCACGGCTGCGGCCATCGCCTTCGTCTTCGGCACGCCGCTCGCCTACTTCCTGGCCCGCAACGATTTTCCCGGCAAGAAGATCGTGGAGAGCCTGGTGGACCTGCCGATAATGATCCCCCACCCGGTGGTGGGCATCGCCCTGCTCAGCCTGACCAGCCCCAACATGTGGTTCGGCGAATTCCTGCGTTCCCTGGGCGTGGAGATCATGGGCACCAGGACCGGCATCGTGTGCGTGCTGGTGTTCGTGGGCATGCCCTTTTACGTGAACACGGCCAAATCCGGCATGGAATCCATCCCCCGGCGCATGGAGAACGTGTCCCGCTCCCTGGGCGCCGGGTCAGCGGCCACCTTTTTCCGCATCACCCTGCCCCTGTGCTGGAGGTACATGCTGGTGGGCATGATCATGTGCATGGCCCGCGCCATCTCCGAATTCGGGGCCATCATCATCGTGGCCTACCACCCCATGATCGCCCCGGTGCTGATGTACGAGCGGTTCACCGCATACGGACTGACCTATTCCCAGCCCGTGGCCGTCATCCTCATCGTGGTCAGCATGCTCTTCTTCCTGCTGCTCAGGTCCATGTCGCTGACCAAGTCGGAGGCGCGATGATCAGGCTTGACAAACTGCGCATGAACCTGCCCGGCTTCACCTTGAACGACGTGGACCTGCACGTGCGCGAGGGGGAATTCTTCGCGCTCATGGGGTCCACGGGCTCGGGCAAGACCCTGGTACTCGAATCCGTGGCCGGACTGACCCGGCTGGATTCCGGCACCGTGACCATCGGCGGGCGGGACGTGACGACGCTGCCGCCCGAAGCCCGCCGGGTGAGCCTGGTCTACCAGGACCACGCCCTGTTCCCGCACCTGACCGTGCTGCAAAACGTCATGTACGGACAGCGCTACCACGGCATAGACAAGGAGGAGGGACGGCGCGAGGCCCGCGCATTGCTGGACGCCCTGGGGCTGTCCCGATTGGAAAAGAGGAAGCCCGCCCGACTCTCCGGCGGCGAAAAGCAGCGCACGGCCATGGCCCGCGCCCTGGCCTGCTGCCCGGACGTGGTCCTCCTGGACGAACCGCTCTCCTCCCTGGACCCGCAGTTCCGGGGCGAGCTGCGGCGCACCCTCAAGGAAATCCACGACCACCTGGGGGCCACCTTCCTCATGGTCACCCACGACTTTACCGACGCCATGGTCCTGGCCGAGCGCGGGGCGGTCATCAAGGACGGCGCCCTGCACCAGCAGGACACCGTGGCCAACATCTTCCGCCGCCCGGCCACCCCGTTCACGGCCTCCTTCGTCGGCATGACCAACGTGTTCCCGGCCAGCTATGAGCGGGGATGCTGCACCTTTGCCGAGCACACCTTCGACGGATTGCCGGAGCTCCCCGGATGGCGCAAGGGGTTCGCGGCACTGCGACCCGAGGACGTCATCGTGGGCGCGGCCTGCGACTTCCCGTCGGGCTGGCAGGTCATGGAGGGATCGGTGGAAAGGCTGGAACGCGAGGGGTTCGTCTGGACGGCGGCGGTGCGCTGCGGCGACCGGACAATGACCGCCGTGGTGGACCGCCACATGGTCCTCAACCGGGGACTGGGCGAGGGCTCATCCGTGACCGTCGGCTTTGCCGGGGAACACCTGCACCACATGCCCGAAGCAATCTGAGGATAGAATCCCTAGCTGCGGCTCTGCACCGTCACGTACAGGGTCAGACCGAGCATGGTCAGGCCGATGCCCGCCCAGCCGAGGGAGCCGGGCATGGCGTGACCCAGCAGGACCGCCTCGCCCGCCAGCGAGAAGACCACCTCCATGGACTGGGTGCAGTCGGCGGCGGCCAGTTCCGCCGTGGTCCGGGCCGTGTGCCGGGCCACCAGGAACAGGGACGTGGCGATGACCCCGGAGCAGACGGCCACGATGCCGGTCTGGGCCACCTGGCCCATACTCGGCAGGGGCGGCGCGGTGAACAGGATCAGCCCGATCCATAACGGCATGGAGCCCAGGGTCAGGAGCAGCACCCGGCAAAAGGCGTCGTCCATGGCCGGATGGTCGATGACCGGGACAAAGGATTTCTCGCCTACACGGGCCTCCCATACCAGCTGGTTGCCGAAGGGGTAGGCAAAGGCCGCCGCCAGCACGGGCAGCGCGCCCCACAAGACCTCGCGCACGCTGGTGGCAGAGGCCTGTTCCACGTTGACCAGGACCACGCCCGCAAAGATGATCAGGGTCAGGGCCAACGCCTTGAGCGGCACCCTGCGCCCGAAGCCGAGGAGCACCAGCGGCGTGGCCAGGATCGTGGTCTGCCAGGTGGCCGCCACCACCCAGCCGGGCGCGAACACCGAGCTGAAGGTGATCAGCGCATAGAACACGCCGAAGCCCACGGAACCGGCAACGACCCAGAACACCCAATGCCGGAAAAACAATCTCAGCGCGTCCAGGCCCAGCCGCGCCTTGCCGGTCAGCGCCAGCCACAGGCCGAGCAGGCCGAGCATCCAGAAATAGCGTAGGCTGGCCGACCACACCCAATGCCCGCCCTCCAGAGACATGGCCCGATTGAGGACAAAGGTGGAGCTGAAAAAGAACGCGGCCAGGACGCCGATGAGCACGATGCGGAACATGACGGGAAAAATGGCATTTCCACCCGGCCCTGTCCATTGACTTTTCACAGGCTCCGGGTAGTATTCGAATCAATCCTGTTGCACCTTCAACAGTTACGAATCCACATGAAGATACCGTTCATCAGACAATCCACCATCGACTACTGGAACGAATGCAGGACCCACGGCCTGTCCCTGTTCGACTTCATCCACGGCTACGTCTACAGCCGCTGGTGCTTCCACTATATCGGCCTGGCCGGGGACAGGGGCCCGTGGTGGCGCTGGCTCTGGGCCCCGCTGGTCTTCATCATCGACAAGCACTCGCCGTTCCATCCCACCGAAGACAACCGAACCGGCGACCCCAACCAGAAAAAGCCGACCTGGGGCGACCAGTACCACGGCAAGCCCCTGCCGCTTGAAGAAGCCACGAAGCTGATCAGGCTCGATCGCCCGGTGAATACGGAACTCCCTGAGCAGGTCCTGCCCTACACCCGGTGCCGGGACATCGTCCTGAACGGCAATCCGCGCCTCGTGCTCCTGGACTGTCCCTGCCGTGCGGGGATGAAAAACCCCTGTACACCCACGGAAGTCTGTGTGCTGGTGGGCGATCCGTTCGCCGGATTCATGCTCGAACACCACCCGGACAAGACGCGCGAGATCACCCGCGAGGAAGCCCTCAGGATCATCCGCCAGGAACAGGCGCGCGGCCACGTGTCCCACGCCTTTTTCAAGGACATCGCGCTGGGCCGGTTCTACGCCATCTGCAATTGCTGCTCCTGCTGCTGCGGGGCCATGAAGGCGCAGCGCCACGGCATGAACATGCTCTGCTCGTCCGGCTACCTGGCCGAGGTGGACCCGGATAAATGCGTCAAGTGCGGCACCTGCGCCGAGAAGTGCCAGTTCAAGGCCATCGGCTTCAACAAGGAGTCGGCCTTCATCCGCGAGGACCGATGCATGGGCTGCGGGGTCTGCACCCTGTCATGCAGCAAGGACGCCCTCAGGCTCAGACTCGCCCCGGAAAAAGGCGCGCCGATTTTGGTGGACGAGTTGTAAAAACGCTCCGGGCTGCTTCGCGGGGTGTGGGCCGTTGCGAAACGAACATTCAGGTCACCAACCAAAAAAGGCGGACGGGCATTGCCCGTCCGCCTTTTGTATTCGTTTCGCGGTCGCTAGCCGAGGGTGATGGTCAGCGGGATGACGTGCAGTTCCCGTGACATCTCACGGGTGACGCCGAACTGCCAGGACGCGGAGGCGCTGCCCACGGCTTCGGCCACGGCGTCGGCTATGCCGTTCACGTTGATGACCGGATGACGGGCAAAGACCTGGGGCAGGCCGTACGTCAGGTTGCAGGCCAAACACTTGCCGGGGCGCTGGCTGAGCCGCAGTTCGAAATCCAGAGCGGCGTCGTTGGCCCCGACATAGCCGAGTTCGATGTCGTAGCTCCCCTCCTCGGCATCGCCGAACAAAGCCTCGAAAAAGTCATCCGTGCGCTGGGACGGGAAAATCGCCCGCAGCTTCTCGTCGGTAAAGATATCGCCGTATCGGCTCATGCACTTCCCTCTCGTCTGGTAGTGGTTCAGGAATGTGAGTCTGTACCGGAAAACGAACCGGTCATCAAGCCCGACGGACTCTCACTCAAATCAGAACAAGGAAAAGCGCCACTCCGCAGGCCAGGAAGGACAGGCTCGGCCAGACCACCTTGCGCCATGTGCGCATGAGGTCGCACTGGAAATACTGGCAGGTCAGGATGAAGCAGATGTGGATGGGCGAGATCATGACCCCCGTGAATCCGCAGAACGTGGCCAGCACCAGATAGGGGATCATCTGATCCTGCATGCCGAGCGACCCCAGCACGCCGAGGAGCAGCGGGAAGGTTGCGCCCACAAAGGCCACGTTGATGCCCGCCACCAGGCCAACCAGGAAGGGCAGGAAGGCCGCCGACGCGAACAGGGCCGCTTCGCCGCCCGCCTTGTTGGCCATCTCCTGGACCACGCCCGCAGCCTGCATGATGTCCTTGAACACGAAAATGGAGACGATGACGAAGACCATGGACCACAGCGATTTCTTGGTCAGCACGTCGCGCAGGAACTTCAGGCCGAGTTGGGTGTTCTGGATCATGACGCAGACCACGGCACCGAGCAGGGCCGCGACCACGCCCAGCTCGAACGGGACGGACGGGGCAAAGGCGGCGATGACGGTTTCCAGCCCCACGGCCCCGATGATGGCCGTCAGAAGCGGCAAGCCCTCCCGCAGGGCCGCCGACTTGCTCCGCCCGCCGGGCAGCTCCGGCATGGCGATGTCGCTCGCTCCGAGTACGCCCGGCCTGAGAAAGAAGAACCAGCCGATGAGCAGCATGGCCGGAGTGCCCGGCCAGGTATGGGAAATGAGGTCGATGATCTGGATGTCGGCCAGGGCCACGGTCAGGATGATGCCGGGATAGAGCGGCCAGATCAGTTCCCAGACGTGCCGGAACCAGTAGTTGAGCACGGCCCGGTCCGAGTTGCGGATCTTCATGTCCTCGGACACGGTCTTGACCATGGGCGCGGAAAAAACCGCACCGCCGGGCATGGGCAGAAGCCCGATGAGGGCGGGGAAAAACACCAGCCGCAGCCTCGGGCTGGTCAGGAACCCCGACAACGCCTCCATGAGCCTTTTGGACTGGCCGGACCGCTCCATGGCGTCGGACAAGATGAGGATCAGGCCCACGATGGCCATCAGAAAATGAAATTTCTCCTGGGTCAGGGCGAGCGCCCCGGCCTTGATCAGGGGCAGCGGGGCCATGCCGAACAGGAAGCCCATGGCCACGCCCCCGGCCATGATGGACAACCCCAGGCCGACCTTGAACCGCATCCCGGCGAGCATGAGCAGGAAGGCAAACAGGACCTTGGCGAACGGCATGAGCTTGACGATGATCGATTCCACGGGAAGCGTCCTTTCTTCTTGGTTGCGGCAGAAATCACAACTACCCTCAAATAAAATGAAAGGAAACCCATATATTCACATACACTTCAGGCTGCTCTTGCCCGGACCACGGCATTGGGCTACATTCCCGGCTGAATCGAATGACAGTTCACCCGTGGAGACAGACAATCATGACCCCCAAGCAGATCAGAGAACATATTTTCGCCGTCATCATCAACAAGGTGGAGGAGCAGGACGAGAACAAACGCCAGGAGGCCCTGGCCGAATTCATGTCCGTCACGGGCACCGCAGGCAACGCCTCGGAGCAGGTGGCCGGCCTGATTCCCCCGCTCATGCACGAGCTCTACGTCAAGTGGATCACCATGTTCATCGACCGGCTGCTGGAGACCGTGCCCGCCCAGAACATCGAGTTGCTCTGCGACGGCAACGCCGACAACAACGCCGCCCTGGTCCTGGCCTACATCATGTTCCTGGAGTCGGCCCGCATGGAAAAGCAGATCGACGAAGACCTCAAGGAGCACGGCATGAACGTGTCCGGCCAGGACGACCTCGGCGACGTGGCCGCCAACTACATCCGCACCCAAATGGCCAAGATCGCCCAGGAAACCAACGAGGACAAGATCAAAGGCAACGCCTAGCAGGCTGTTGAAAAACGGCGATCTGCGGCGTTGCTTCAAAAAGTTCAAACCCTCGCGTACAAGAAGTACGCTTCGGCCTTGAACTTTTTTTTGCGCCTTGCATCTCACCATTTTTGAACAGCCTGCCAGCCATCCCCCCGACGCGAAAACCCCCGCCTCTCGTGAAGAGGCGGGGGTTTTCGTCGATTGAAGACTATCCCACGTTGTTGCCGGACTCCCTGATGGCCGTTTCCACGGCCTCGGCGATGCGCTCCGGCGGGTCGGTGACGCCGGTTTCGAGCAGGCCGAGTTGCAGGTTGAGTTCGCGCTGGACCACCACGGCCTTGGGGTTGAAATACCGTGACCACAGGGCCGGGGCCTTTTCCGGCCGCTCCAGGCGGACCAGGGTCAGGCCGAGATAGAGGAAGGCGTCCATGTACTTGGGGTCGGCCCGCAGGCACCGCTCGAAGTCGAGCTTGGCCTGGCGGTACTTGCCCACCCTGTAGGCGCAGACCCCGATGCGGTAGCGCACGTCCGGGTCGTTCTGGTCCTCCTTGAGGCACTCCTTGTATTTCAGGCGCGCCTCCTCCCACTGCTCCTCGACGTAGAGCCGATTGGCCTCTTTCATGACATCGACGACCTCGGCCGTGGACGCCACGGGCTGGTCCGGGTCCTCGTTCTTGAAACGGCGCACCGCTCCGAACAGGAAATTGCGGCGGGCCTTGTCGATTTTC belongs to Pseudodesulfovibrio portus and includes:
- the wtpA gene encoding tungstate ABC transporter substrate-binding protein WtpA, which codes for MKRIVATVVATMLLAVPMLLASGTAQAEPSGKLIIFHAGSLSVPFAEIEKNFEKMYPEVDVLREAGGSTKMARLISEVGKPADIMASADFVVIDKNLIPKFASWNVRFASNQMVLCYTDKSKFADEINSDNWTDILLREGVVWGHSDPNLDPCGYRSLMVLQLAEKFYGKVGLYEAFLANRPEKNVRPKSVELISLLQSGHMDYAWEYLSVAVQHGLKYVTLDKHLNLGDYSMTPYYSSAKVQVTGKKPGTFIERVGKSITYGVTKIDKAPNSEAADAFLAYLFAPDGGLKILKDMGQPPFDPVRTTADGMSKLPESLKALVTVAE
- a CDS encoding ABC transporter permease; translation: MTKATNRGEGALLRSLPGHIFQGWMAVSAGLVLLFIAVPLATTLTAPTGEILLETLADPAVLQSVWLSMSTSATAAAIAFVFGTPLAYFLARNDFPGKKIVESLVDLPIMIPHPVVGIALLSLTSPNMWFGEFLRSLGVEIMGTRTGIVCVLVFVGMPFYVNTAKSGMESIPRRMENVSRSLGAGSAATFFRITLPLCWRYMLVGMIMCMARAISEFGAIIIVAYHPMIAPVLMYERFTAYGLTYSQPVAVILIVVSMLFFLLLRSMSLTKSEAR
- a CDS encoding ABC transporter ATP-binding protein, coding for MIRLDKLRMNLPGFTLNDVDLHVREGEFFALMGSTGSGKTLVLESVAGLTRLDSGTVTIGGRDVTTLPPEARRVSLVYQDHALFPHLTVLQNVMYGQRYHGIDKEEGRREARALLDALGLSRLEKRKPARLSGGEKQRTAMARALACCPDVVLLDEPLSSLDPQFRGELRRTLKEIHDHLGATFLMVTHDFTDAMVLAERGAVIKDGALHQQDTVANIFRRPATPFTASFVGMTNVFPASYERGCCTFAEHTFDGLPELPGWRKGFAALRPEDVIVGAACDFPSGWQVMEGSVERLEREGFVWTAAVRCGDRTMTAVVDRHMVLNRGLGEGSSVTVGFAGEHLHHMPEAI
- a CDS encoding DMT family transporter codes for the protein MFRIVLIGVLAAFFFSSTFVLNRAMSLEGGHWVWSASLRYFWMLGLLGLWLALTGKARLGLDALRLFFRHWVFWVVAGSVGFGVFYALITFSSVFAPGWVVAATWQTTILATPLVLLGFGRRVPLKALALTLIIFAGVVLVNVEQASATSVREVLWGALPVLAAAFAYPFGNQLVWEARVGEKSFVPVIDHPAMDDAFCRVLLLTLGSMPLWIGLILFTAPPLPSMGQVAQTGIVAVCSGVIATSLFLVARHTARTTAELAAADCTQSMEVVFSLAGEAVLLGHAMPGSLGWAGIGLTMLGLTLYVTVQSRS
- a CDS encoding ATP-binding protein, with product MKIPFIRQSTIDYWNECRTHGLSLFDFIHGYVYSRWCFHYIGLAGDRGPWWRWLWAPLVFIIDKHSPFHPTEDNRTGDPNQKKPTWGDQYHGKPLPLEEATKLIRLDRPVNTELPEQVLPYTRCRDIVLNGNPRLVLLDCPCRAGMKNPCTPTEVCVLVGDPFAGFMLEHHPDKTREITREEALRIIRQEQARGHVSHAFFKDIALGRFYAICNCCSCCCGAMKAQRHGMNMLCSSGYLAEVDPDKCVKCGTCAEKCQFKAIGFNKESAFIREDRCMGCGVCTLSCSKDALRLRLAPEKGAPILVDEL
- a CDS encoding pancreas/duodenum homeobox protein 1 gives rise to the protein MSRYGDIFTDEKLRAIFPSQRTDDFFEALFGDAEEGSYDIELGYVGANDAALDFELRLSQRPGKCLACNLTYGLPQVFARHPVINVNGIADAVAEAVGSASASWQFGVTREMSRELHVIPLTITLG
- a CDS encoding DUF401 family protein produces the protein MESIIVKLMPFAKVLFAFLLMLAGMRFKVGLGLSIMAGGVAMGFLFGMAPLPLIKAGALALTQEKFHFLMAIVGLILILSDAMERSGQSKRLMEALSGFLTSPRLRLVFFPALIGLLPMPGGAVFSAPMVKTVSEDMKIRNSDRAVLNYWFRHVWELIWPLYPGIILTVALADIQIIDLISHTWPGTPAMLLIGWFFFLRPGVLGASDIAMPELPGGRSKSAALREGLPLLTAIIGAVGLETVIAAFAPSVPFELGVVAALLGAVVCVMIQNTQLGLKFLRDVLTKKSLWSMVFVIVSIFVFKDIMQAAGVVQEMANKAGGEAALFASAAFLPFLVGLVAGINVAFVGATFPLLLGVLGSLGMQDQMIPYLVLATFCGFTGVMISPIHICFILTCQYFQCDLMRTWRKVVWPSLSFLACGVALFLVLI
- a CDS encoding tetratricopeptide repeat protein; protein product: MAEKKIDKARRNFLFGAVRRFKNEDPDQPVASTAEVVDVMKEANRLYVEEQWEEARLKYKECLKEDQNDPDVRYRIGVCAYRVGKYRQAKLDFERCLRADPKYMDAFLYLGLTLVRLERPEKAPALWSRYFNPKAVVVQRELNLQLGLLETGVTDPPERIAEAVETAIRESGNNVG